A region of Larimichthys crocea isolate SSNF chromosome X, L_crocea_2.0, whole genome shotgun sequence DNA encodes the following proteins:
- the LOC104927322 gene encoding myosin heavy chain, fast skeletal muscle-like isoform X1, producing the protein MSTDAEMQQYGPASIFLRKPEKERIEAQNTPFDAKTAYFVVDADEMYLKGTLIKKEGGKATVETLSGKTVTVKEDDIHPMNPPKYDKIEDMAMMTHLNEPCVLYNLKERFASWMIYTYSGLFCVVVNPYKWLPVYDAQVVVAYRGKKRIEAPPHIFSISDNAYQFMLTDRENQSILITGESGAGKTVNTKRVIQYFATIAVSGGKKAEQQSGKIQGSLEDQIIAANPLLEAYGNAKTVRNDNSSRFGKFIRIHFGPSGKLASADIETYLLEKSRVTFQLSAERSYHIFYQLMTGHKPELLEALLITTNPYDYPMISQGEITVKSINDVEEFIATDTAIDILGFSSEEKLGIYKLTGAVMHHGNMKFKQKQREEQAEPDGTEESDKIAYLMGLNSADMLKALCYPRVKVGNEMVTKGQTVPQVNNAVSALCKSVYEKMFLWMVIRINEMLDTKQPRQFFIGVLDIAGFEIFDFNSLEQLCINFTNEKLQQFFNHHMFVLEQEEYKKEGIDWEFIDFGMDLAACIELIEKPMGIFSILEEECMFPKASDTSFKNKLHDQHLGKTKAFEKPKPGKGKAEAHFSLVHYAGTVDYNITGWLDKNKDPLNDSVVQLYQKASNKLLAMLYATHAGADGKKIIKASGGGGKKGGKKKGGSFQTVSALFRENLGKLMTNLRSTHPHFVRCLIPNESKTPALMENFLVIHQLRCNGVLEGIRICRKGFPSRILYGDFKQRYKVLNASVIPEGQFIDNKKASEKLLGSIDVDHSQYKFGHTKVFFKAGLLGTLEEMRDEKLAELVTMTQALCRAYVMRKEFVKMMERREAIFSIQYNIRSFMNVKNWPWMNLYFKIKPLLKSAETEKELAQMKENYGKMQSDLAAALAKKKELEEKMVSVLQEKNDLQLQVAAESEHLGDAEERCEGLIKSKIQLEAKLKETTERLEDEEEINAELTAKKRKLEDECSELKKDIDDLELTLAKVEKEKHATENKVKNLTEEMASQDEAIAKLTKEKKALQEAHQQTLDDLQAEEDKVNTLTKAKTKLEQQVDDLEGSLEQEKKLRMDLERAKRKLEGDLKLAQESLMDLENDKQQSEEKIKKKDFEISQLLSKIEDEQSLGAQLQKKIKELQARIEELEEEIESERTARSKVEKQRADLSRELEEISERLEEAGGATAAQIEMNKKREAEFQKLRRDLEESTLLHEATAAALRKKQADSVAELGEHIDNLQRVKQKLEKEKSEYKMEIDDISSNMEAVAKAKGNLEKMCRTLEDQLSELKAKNDENVRQLNDVNGQKARLQTENGEFSRQIEEKEALVSQLTRGKQAFTQQIEELKRLIEEEVKAKNALAHAVQSARHDCDLLREQFEEEQEAKAELQRGMSKANSEVAQWRSKYETDAIQRTEELEEAKKKLAQRLQEAEDSIEAVNSKCASLEKTKQRLQGEVEDLMIDVERANALAANLDKKQRNFDKVLAEWKQKYEEGQSELEGAQKEARTLSTELFKLKNSYEEALDQLETMKRENKNLQQEISDLSEQIGETGKSIHELEKAKKTVETEKAEIQTALEEAEGTLEHEEAKILRVQLELNQIKGEVDRKLAEKDEEMEQIKRNSQRVIDSMQSTLDSEVRSRNDAMRIKKKMEGDLNEMEIQLGHANRQAAEVQKQLRNVQGQLKDAQLHLDEALRGQDDMKEQVAMVERRNGLMLAEIEELRVALEQTEKGRKVAEQELVDASERVGLLHSQNTSLLNTKKKVETDLVQVQGEVDDAVQEARNAEEKAKKAITDAAMMSEELKKEQDTSSHLERMKKNLEVTVKDLQHRLDEAENLAMKGGKKQLQKLESRVRELEAEVEAEQRRGADAVKGVRKYERKVKELTYQTEEDKKNVNRLQDLVDKLQLKVKAYKRQAEEAEEQANTHMSKLRKVQHELEEAQERADIAESQVNKLRAKSRDAGKVSLLFTCSQEQLCCNRSR; encoded by the exons ATGAGCACAGACGCAGAAATGCAGCAGTATGGGCCTGCGTCCATTTTCCTACGCAAGCCCGAGAAGGAGAGGATCGAGGCTCAGAACACGCCGTTTGATGCCAAAACAGCTTATTTTGTGGTCGATGCCGATGAGATGTACCTCAAGGGTACACTCATCAAAAAAGAGGGTGGAAAGGCCACAGTTGAGACGCTCTCAGGGAAG ACTGTCACTGTGAAGGAGGATGACATCCATCCCATGAATCCTCCAAAGTATGACAAAATTGAGGACATGGCCATGATGACCCACCTCAACGAGCCCTGTGTGCTGTATAACCTCAAAGAGCGTTTTGCATCATGGATGATCTAC aCTTATTCTGGTCTCTTCTGTGTCGTCGTGAACCCCTACAAGTGGCTTCCTGTGTATGATGCTCAGGTTGTTGTGGCATACAGAGGCAAGAAGAGAATTGAGGCTCCACCCCATATCTTCTCCATCTCTGATAATGCCTATCAGTTCATGCTCACTG aTCGTGAGAACCAGTCTATCCTCATCAC TGGAGAATCCGGTGCAGGAAAGACCGTCAACACCAAGCGTGTCATCCAGTACTTTGCAACAATTGCAGTTTCTGGTGGCAAGAAAGCAGAGCAACAAAGCGGAAAAATACAG GGTTCACTGGAAGATCAAATCATTGCAGCCAACCCTCTGCTGGAAGCTTACGGTAATGCTAAGACTGTGAGGAATGACAACTCCTCTCGTTTT GGTAAATTCATCAGGATTCACTTTGGTCCCAGTGGCAAACTGGCCTCAGCTGATATTGAAACAT ATCTGCTGGAGAAGTCCCGTGTCACCTTCCAGTTGTCTGCTGAGAGGAGCTACCACATCTTCTATCAGCTGATGACTGGACACAAGCCTGAGCTCCTGG AGGCTCTTCTGATCACCACCAACCCCTATGACTACCCAATGATCAGTCAGGGTGAAATTACTGTCAAAAGCATCAATGATGTGGAGGAGTTCATTGCAACAGAC ACTGCAATTGACATCTTGGGCTTTAGTAGTGAGGAGAAACTGGGTATCTACAAGCTGACTGGAGCTGTGATGCATCATGGCAACATGAAATTCAAGCAGAAGCAGCGTGAGGAACAGGCTGAACCAGATGGCACTGAGG AGTCTGATAAAATCGCCTACCTCATGGGCCTGAACTCAGCCGATATGCTGAAAGCTCTGTGCTACCCAAGAGTCAAGGTCGGAAACGAGATGGTGACCAAAGGTCAGACCGTGCCACag GTCAACAATGCTGTCAGTGCTCTGTGCAAGTCCGTCTATGAGAAAATGTTCTTGTGGATGGTCATCCGTATCAATGAGATGCTGGACACAAAGCAGCCAAGGCAGTTCTTCATTGGAGTGTTGGACATCGCTGGATTTGAGATTTTCGAT TTTAACAGCTTGGAGCAGCTCTGCATCAATTTCACCAATGAGAAACTGCAACAGTTCTTCAACCACCACATGTTTGTTCTGGAGCAAGAGGAGTACAAGAAAGAAGGCATTGACTGGGAGTTCATTGACTTCGGTATGGACTTGGCCGCCTGCATTGAGCTTATTGAGAAG CCAATGGGAATCTTCTCCATTCTTGAAGAGGAGTGCATGTTCCCCAAGGCCTCTGACACTTCTTTCAAGAACAAGCTGCATGATCAGCATCTTGGCAAGACCAAGGCCTTCGAGAAGCCAAAGCCAGGAAAAGGAAAGGCTGAAGCTCACTTCTCCCTGGTTCACTATGCTGGTACTGTGGACTACAATATCACTGGCTGGCTGGACAAGAACAAGGACCCCTTGAATGACTCAGTTGTTCAGCTTTACCAGAAAGCTTCAAACAAACTGCTGGCTATGCTGTATGCAACCCATGCCGGAGCTGATGGTAAGAAGATAATCA AGGCTTCTGGTGGTGGTGGCAAGAAGGGTGGAAAGAAGAAGGGTGGTTCCTTCCAGACTGTGTCTGCTCTTTTCAGA GAGAACTTGGGAAAGCTGATGACCAACTTGAGGAGCACTCACCCTCATTTTGTCCGCTGCCTGATTCCTAATGAATCAAAGACGCCTG CTCTGATGGAGAACTTCCTGGTCATCCACCAGCTGAGATGCAATGGTGTGCTGGAGGGCATTAGAATCTGCAGAAAGGGCTTCCCCAGCAGGATCCTCTACGGTGACTTTAAGCAGag ATACAAAGTATTGAATGCCAGTGTCATCCCCGAGGGACAGTTCATTGACAACAAGAAAGCTTCCGAGAAGTTGCTTGGCTCTATTGATGTGGACCACTCTCAGTACAAGTTTGGACACACAAAG GTGTTCTTCAAAGCTGGTCTGCTGGGTACCctggaggagatgagagatgagaAACTGGCTGAGCTGGTGACCATGACTCAGGCTCTCTGCAGAGCATATGTCATGAGGAAGGAGTTTGTTAAGATGATGGAGAGGAG AGAAGCAATCTTTTCAATCCAGTACAACATCCGTTCATTTATGAATGTCAAGAACTGGCCATGGATGAATCTGTACTTCAAGATCAAGCCTCTTTTGAAGAGTGCCGAGACTGAGAAAGAGCTGGCTCAGATGAAAGAGAACTACGGCAAGATGCAATCTGACCTGGCTGCTGCCCTGGCCAAAAAGAAGGAACTGGAGGAGAAAATGGTTTCTGTGCTGCAGGAAAAGAATGACCTGCAACTCCAAGTGGCTGCA GAATCTGAGCATCTTGGTGATGctgaggaaagatgtgaagggcTCATTAAAAGCAAGATCCAGCTCGAGGCTAAACTCAAAGAGACAACTGAGAGactggaggatgaagaggaaatcaatgctgagctgacagctaagaagaggaagctggaggaTGAATGCTCTGAGCTGAAGAAAGACATTGATGACTTGGAGCTCACCTTGGCTAAAGTAGAGAAGGAGAAACATGCCACCGAAAACAAG GTGAAAAACCTGACAGAAGAAATGGCATCTCAAGATGAGGCCATTGCCAAGTTGACCAAGGAGAAGAAGGCCCTCCAAGAAGCCCACCAGCAAACACTTGATGATCTCCAGGCAGAGGAAGATAAAGTCAACACTCTGACCAAGGCCAAGACAAAGCTGGAACAGCAAGTGGACGAT CTCGAAGGATCATTGGAGCAAGAAAAGAAGCTCCGCATGGACCttgagagagcaaagaggaagCTTGAGGGAGATTTGAAACTGGCCCAGGAATCCTTAATGGACCTAGAGAATGACAAACAGCAATCCGAGGAGAAAATCAAGAA GAAAGACTTTGAGATCAGCCAGCTTCTCAGCAAGATTGAAGATGAACAGTCTCTTGGTGCTCAGCTTCAGAAGAAGATCAAGGAGCTACAG GCTCGTATTGAGGAGCTGGAAGAAGAGATTGAGTCTGAGAGGACTGCTCGTTCTAAGGTTGAGAAGCAGAGGGCTGACCTCTCCAGGGAGCTTGAAGAAATCAGTGAGAGGCTTGAGGAAGCTGGTGGAGCAACAGCTGCTCAGATCGAGATGAACAAGAAGCGTGAGGCTGAGTTCCAGAAGCTGCGTCGTGATCTTGAAGAGTCTACGCTCCTGCATGAAGCCACCGCAGCAGCCCTCCGCAAGAAGCAGGCTGACAGTGTTGCAGAGCTGGGAGAGCACATTGACAACCTTCAGCGTGTCAAGCAGaagctggagaaggagaagagcgAGTACAAGATGGAGATTGATGACATCTCCAGCAACATGGAAGCTGTTGCTAAGGCAAAG GGCAACTTGGAGAAAATGTGCAGAACGCTTGAGGACCAGTTGAGTGAACTTAAAGCCAAAAATGACGAGAATGTCCGCCAGCTGAATGACGTTAATGGACAGAAAGCcagactgcagacagagaatG GTGAGTTTTCCAGACAGATTGAAGAGAAGGAAGCACTTGTTTCCCAGCTAACAAGGGGTAAGCAGGCCTTCACTCAGCAGATTGAGGAGCTGAAGAGACTCATTGAAGAGGAAGTCAAG GCCAAGAACGCCCTGGCTCATGCTGTTCAGTCAGCCCGTCATGACTGTGACCTGCTCAGAGAGCAgtttgaggaggagcaggaggccaAGGCTGAGTTGCAGCGAGGAATGTCCAAGGCCAACAGTGAAGTGGCTCAGTGGAGGTCCAAGTATGAGACTGATGCCATTCAGAGGactgaggagctggaggaggcaaA GAAAAAGCTTGCCCAGCGCCTGCAGGAAGCTGAGGACTCGATTGAGGCTGTAAACTCAAAGTGTGCTTCTTTGGAGAAGACCAAGCAGAGGCTGCAGGGTGAGGTGGAGGACCTCATGATTGATGTGGAGAGAGCTAATGCCTTGGCTGCTAACCTCGACAAGAAGCAGAGGAACTTTGATAAG GTCTTGGCAGAGTGGAAGCAGAAGTATGAGGAGGGCCAGTCTGAGCTGGAAGGAGCTCAGAAGGAGGCTCGCACTCTCAGCACTGAACTGTTCAAATTGAAGAACTCTTACGAGGAGGCTCTGGATCAGCTGGAGAccatgaagagagagaacaagaatCTTCAGC AGGAAATCTCAGACCTGTCTGAACAGATTGGGGAGACTGGGAAGAGCATCCACGAGCTGGAGAAAGCCAAGAAGACTGTGGAGACTGAGAAAGCTGAAATTCAGACAGCACTGGAGGAAGCTGAG GGTACACTGGAGCACGAGGAGGCCAAGATTCTCCGTGTTCAGCTTGAGCTCAACCAGATCAAAGGTGAGGTTGATAGGAAGCTGGCAGAGAAGGATGAGGAGATGGAGCAGATCAAGAGAAACAGCCAGAGAGTGATTGACTCCATGCAGAgcactctggactctgaggTCAGGAGCAGGAATGATGCCATGAGAATCAaaaagaagatggagggagaccTGAATGAGATGGAGATCCAGCTGGGTCATGCCAACAGGCAGGCTGCAGAGGTCCAGAAACAACTGAGGAATGTCCAGGGACAACTCAAG GATGCTCAACTGCACCTTGATGAAGCTCTCAGAGGACAGGATGACATGAAGGAGCAGGTCGCCATGGTGGAGCGCAGAAATGGTCTGATGCTGGCTGAAATTGAGGAGCTGAGAGTCGCTCtggagcagacagagaaaggacGCAAAGTGGCTGAGCAGGAGTTGGTTGATGCCAGCGAGCGTGTCGGACTGCTTCACTCTCAG AACACCAGCCTCCTGAACACCAAGAAGAAGGTGGAGACTGACCTTGTTCAGGTTCAGGGTGAAGTGGATGATGCTGTTCAGGAAGCGAGAAATGCTGAGGAGAAAGCCAAAAAGGCTATCACTGAT GCTGCTATGATGtctgaggagctgaagaaggagcAGGACACCAGTTCTCACCTGGAGAGAATGAAGAAAAACCTAGAGGTCACAGTCAAGGACCTGCAGCACCGTCTGGACGAGGCTGAGAACCTTGCCATGAAGGGTGGCAAGAAGCAGCTCCAGAAACTGGAGTCCAGG GTGCGTGAGCTGGAAGCTGAAGTTGAAGCcgagcaaagacgtggagctgatGCTGTTAAAGGAGTCCgtaaatatgaaagaaaagtcAAGGAGCTGACGTACCAG ACTGAAGAGGACAAGAAGAATGTGAACAGACTCCAGGACCTGGTGGACAAGCTGCAGCTCAAAGTCAAGGCTTACAAGAGACAGGCTGAGGAGGCT GAGGAGCAGGCCAACACCCACATGTCCAAACTGAGAAAGGTCCAGCATGAGCTGGAGGAAGCTCAGGAGCGTGCTGACATTGCAGAATCTCAGGTCAACAAACTGAGAGCCAAGAGCCGGGATGCTGGAAAGGTAtctttgttgtttacatgttcaCAAGAGCAACTGTGCTGCAATAGAAGTCGGTAG